ACGAGGACCTGGAGGCCTTCGCCCGTATCGTGCGCGGCAAGAAAGTGGCGGTCAGGACCGTCGTCGTCCCGGCGTCCCGTGCCGTCCTTGCCCGTGCGGCCGCGACGGGGGTGCTCTCCACCCTCATCGAGGCCGGGTGCGCCGTCGGGACGCCCGGGTGCGGCCCCTGTCTCGGCGCCCACATGGGCGTGATCGGAGAGGGGGAGGTCTGCCTCTCGACCGCGAACAGGAACTTCAGGAACAGGATGGGCGTGGGCGGCGAGATCTACCTGGCCTCTCCCCTGACCGCGGCGGCGACCGCTCTTGCCGGAGAGATCCGGTCTCCGGAGGAATGCCTGTGAAGGGCGACGGGCGTGCCCTCTGCCTCGGGCGGGACATCGATACAGACCTCGTCATAGCGGGGCGGTACCTGCGGACGAAGGACCGGTCTGTCTGGGCGGCCCATGTCTTCGAGGATCTCGACTCCACCCTTGCCGGGCGCCTTGCCGGTGCGGTGATCGTCGCGGGCCCGAATTTCGGCTGCGGGTCGTCGCGGGAGCAGGCGGCGGTCGCCCTGAAGGAGGCTGGAGTCGTCGCGGTCGCCGCCCCGACCTTTGCCAGAATCTTCTTCAGGAACGCCGTCAATATAGGTCTCCTGGTGCTTGAGTGCGAGATCCCCTGCCATGAGGGCGAGGCTATACGCTTCGATCTCGATGAGGGCTGGATAGAGGCCGGCGGGACCCGCCGCCCTCTCCGTCCCCTCTCCCCGCGGATGCGGGAGGTCCTCAGGTCGGGAGGTCTTGTCCCCTATCTCAGCGGAGGCCATGGATGATATTTCCTGAAGAGTGCAAATACGTGGGCCTTGCGAATACGAGGCCCCTCGGGGAGAAGGTCTATTTCCTCTCCCGCTGGCTGATCCGGGAGACCCCCGAAGGCTACGAGATCCTGTCGGTGAAACTTGCCGATGGAGAGGGACTGATGCGTGATGTCACGGCGACATGGGTGCTTGCGAAGCCCGACGAGACATATCTGTATCCCGAACCGGTGAACTTCAATGACAGGTCGCGCCTGATCAGCCTTGCGGCGGCCTCGGGGTATCGGTGCACCATTTTCAGGAGCCCTGACGAGTCACGGACCTTCGTCCTCGACCCTGACCAGGGGTCGCTCCTGACCGTGCACGTCTACGACATCATTCCGCCGCGCCCCCACCTTGCGGCGATCCTGGAGGAACTCGAGGGTGTCGGTCTTTTCGGCGACCTCGGCGTCCGTTTCGAGTATCATATCAGGGACATCAGGGAGACGGAGGCGGAGGTCTATCCCTGCCGTGCCGGCGGCTTTGACCGGACCCTCGATGCCGACCCTCTTGCCGGGAAGGAGCATGTGGCCGGATGCCTCACGGCGCAGCAGTTCTGTGCGGAGAACTACGGGGACGAGGTGGAGATCGCTGAGATCTGCCCCCTGACGCAGGTCGCGGAGGAGCCTTTTATCGCCCGGTGCTGTCGGGGGGAGCGCGAGGGTGTCGGGGAGTGGAACGGAAAGTTCGGCGGCGTGGTCCACTGGGGTGCGGCGCCCCACACCATCGACGCGGTCCTCAGGGGTGCGGTGGCCGGGTGGCGGGAGCATGAAGGTAGCGGTCGTCCCCGGTGACGGGATCGGGCAGGAGGTGGTCCCGGTGGCCGAGGCGGTTCTCCGCCGCCTCCATCCTGACTGGGACTACTACCCTGTCGAGGTCGGGTACGGCCGCTGGCAGAGGTGCGGTTCGGCCATCGGTCCCGAGGAGATGCGGGCCCTCGGGGAGGCCGATGCCATCCTCTTCGGTGCGGTGACCACGCCTCCCGACCCTGCCTACCGGAGTGTGCTCGTGCAGATGAGGAAGGATCTCGACCTGTATGCGAATGTGCGGCCGGTGAAGGGACCGGGCGTCGACCTCACGATCGTGCGGGAGAACACCGAAGGGCTGTACTCAGGGATCGAGTGGGAATTGCCCGGCTCGTACTGCACCCTCCGGGTCGTCACCGAGAAGGGGAGCCGACGAATTGCACGCTTCGCCGCCGGGCTTGCGAAAGGCAGGCGGTTCACCATCGGGACAAAGGCGAATGTCCTCAAGTCCGACACACTCTTCCGCCGCTGTGCCGTCGAGGAGGCGGAGGCCGCGGGGGTGGCATGGGAGGAGACGTTCATCGACGCCCTCTGCCTTGACGTGCTGATGCACCCGGCCCGCTACGGCGTCATCGTGACGACGAACATCTTCGGCGACATCCTTTCCGACGCCGTGGGGGCGCTTGTCGGCGGCCTCGGCACCCTCCCTTCGGCGAACATCGGCGATGGCCACGCCCTCTTCGAACCTGTCCACGGTTCGGCCCCTGACATAGCGGGGAAGGGCATCGCAAACCCGGTGGCGGCGATACGGAGCGCCGCGATGCTCCTCGCCCATGCAGGCGACCGGGAAGGGGCGGCCGCGGTGGATGCGACGGTGGACGCCGTCCTTGCCGCGGGCATCCGGACCCCTGACCTCGGCGGCACGGCCTCGACCGGGCGGTTCGGTGCAGCGGTGGTCGGTCGGATCAGGGATTGGATGCCCTGACGCCAGCTCCCCTCTTTTTTATTACTCAGCCCCTGCGTCCTCCTCCCAGAGTCCGAAGGTGTTCCCCTCGGTGTCCTCGCAGACGGCCAGGTACCCGAATTCCGGGACGGCCGTCTTCCCGAGACGCACCTTTCCGCCGAGGCGGGTCACGTCGGC
This window of the Methanofollis ethanolicus genome carries:
- a CDS encoding LeuD/DmdB family oxidoreductase small subunit; the encoded protein is MKGDGRALCLGRDIDTDLVIAGRYLRTKDRSVWAAHVFEDLDSTLAGRLAGAVIVAGPNFGCGSSREQAAVALKEAGVVAVAAPTFARIFFRNAVNIGLLVLECEIPCHEGEAIRFDLDEGWIEAGGTRRPLRPLSPRMREVLRSGGLVPYLSGGHG
- a CDS encoding DUF7714 family protein, which produces MIFPEECKYVGLANTRPLGEKVYFLSRWLIRETPEGYEILSVKLADGEGLMRDVTATWVLAKPDETYLYPEPVNFNDRSRLISLAAASGYRCTIFRSPDESRTFVLDPDQGSLLTVHVYDIIPPRPHLAAILEELEGVGLFGDLGVRFEYHIRDIRETEAEVYPCRAGGFDRTLDADPLAGKEHVAGCLTAQQFCAENYGDEVEIAEICPLTQVAEEPFIARCCRGEREGVGEWNGKFGGVVHWGAAPHTIDAVLRGAVAGWREHEGSGRPR
- a CDS encoding isocitrate/isopropylmalate dehydrogenase family protein, with the protein product MKVAVVPGDGIGQEVVPVAEAVLRRLHPDWDYYPVEVGYGRWQRCGSAIGPEEMRALGEADAILFGAVTTPPDPAYRSVLVQMRKDLDLYANVRPVKGPGVDLTIVRENTEGLYSGIEWELPGSYCTLRVVTEKGSRRIARFAAGLAKGRRFTIGTKANVLKSDTLFRRCAVEEAEAAGVAWEETFIDALCLDVLMHPARYGVIVTTNIFGDILSDAVGALVGGLGTLPSANIGDGHALFEPVHGSAPDIAGKGIANPVAAIRSAAMLLAHAGDREGAAAVDATVDAVLAAGIRTPDLGGTASTGRFGAAVVGRIRDWMP